Genomic window (Terriglobia bacterium):
GAAGTTCCCGGATGGGATCATCGCACGTCAACCCGAACCAGTTTCTGCATTGCATATTCGCCGTCTATTCGCCTATGCTGATGCTCGCAGAAGATATCCGCAACAGGTAGGAGTTTTGCACACAAGTAGCAGTTGCGGCGGCCTTGGCGATACGTTTAGATGGAGAGGATTCGTTTCTGCAACCGAATGCGATCTATCGTGGTGACGCTCGCGAACTCCTCCCACGAGTCGAGCCTAACAGCATTGCGTGCAGCATCTGGTCACCTCCCTATTTTGTCGGCAAGTCATATGAGGAATACCTTACGACGTATCGCGAGTGGCGCGACTTGCTGGAGGAAGTCGTTGGGCTGCATTTTCCGATCATTCGACCCGGCGGATTCGTGGTCATCAACATCGCCGATATCCTCTGCTTCGCCGATTCTGGAATGCCACGAATTCAAGCTGAGACCGTCAACCAGCGGCGATCGCCCGTCACACGAGAGGACGTATTGAAGGCAAGAGCTAGGTTTCCGAACTACAACCGCGATCAACTGGCAACCTTACTCGGCTGCAGCGAGCAAACGATTGATCGTCGGTTGAACGGCAACAACATTCGGGGTGGAAAGTATGCGACTCAAACCCGAGTGAAGCTTGTCGCACCCGCGGTCGAAAGGTGGGCGCGGCGCGCGGGTTTCTACGTATACGACCGTCGTGTGTGGGTCAAAGACCCGTGCTGGAAGAATTCCGAGTGGCACAGCTCCTCATACCGTGCGGTGGATGAATTTGAATACATATATTTCTTGTGGAAACCCGGAGCCACGACTGTGGACCGGAGCCGCCTCAGTCCTGGTGAATGGGCAAAATGGGGCTCCCGTGCTGCATGGTACATTCCGTCGGTCCGAGCAAATGACGATCACGAGGCTAAGTTTCCGCTAGAACTGCCGCGTCGCATCATTCGAATGCTCACTGCACCTGGAGACATAGTTTTGGATTGCTTCGTCGGAAGTGGGACCACGGCAGTTGCTGCGATCGAAACGCGAAGACGATTCATCGGGATCGACAAGGTCGAGCGGTATGTCGAAATGGCCAGATACGCAGCTATTCAGTCCACTGAAATGCCACTGGAGGGTCAAGTCGAATATCCTGAACCCTCCAAGCTGCCATTTGCTGCAGCAGCGCAAAGCTTACCCGAACCCTAAAGTCCTCGCCGAGCGTTGGAGCGTCCCGTCCAGCCATCCAGAACGTCTGCTGAGCCGTCGGATTGTAGCGCGCTTGCAGCATTCCGCTTGGAATGCACGCCGCTCGAATCCTGTTCAACGCCCTTATTCCATTTACTTCTGAATACACGAACTTAACGATGATAGTTGTCGTCAGCATATCGCCTGTGGGATGCGGTACGGTCGTGGGGAGCATACCCGGAACGTCGACGGCGACACCGGCCCTAATGTGTCGGATACGCATTGACGTTTGCGACACCTGAAGCGTGGCGCTGTTTGCATCTCGCTCTGCTTTTGAATCGACGAACAGAGCTTGCCTTATCGCGTAATCTTCGTGAAAGACGTAGCGGGCTCGTTTGTAATCGACCTTGCCGAAAAGCCGAACAGGGTTCTTGGACACACCGAGCGTTTCCAGTGCTTCTTGCAGGACGTCTTCAGCAATGTCGGCTGGATCGTCTGGCTCCGCGGCAAAAATGAGTTGCGCCTCGGCTGAGAACGAGAGTAAGTATCCTCCGGCAGAGCCGGAGGCTTTACGGGTCGCGGGCCCCTCAAAGGGGCCTGATCGCGACCCAAAGTCAAAACCGCTCGCTCCAGGCAGTACGGGTGAAAGCTGTGCGCTTGCAAAACCGCCACGCACAGCCGGGGGAACTCCTAGTTGCATTAGCCTTCGCGTTGCCGCCGACGGGGTCACGGGTTTTTTTGAGCGCGCCCGCGAGCACGCCCGCAAGTTGGACCGCGGCCTCGCGCTTCCGCCGGAGATCACGGTTTCTTTTGCCAACGCCGCCGACATGATGCGCGTGCTGTCCACCCAGAGGGTCCGCCTGCTGCGGGCGGCGCGGCAGAAACCGTCGCCCGTATCCGATCTTGCGCTGCGCTTGCGGCGGGATGCGCGCGCCGTCAGCCGCGACGTGGAGTTGCTGGAACAGTTTGGGTTGGTGCGAACGCGGTACGAGAAAAATCCCGGGCACGGGAAGCGCCGGATCGTGGAATCGCGCGCCGCGAGATATCAACTGGTGGCGGCGATTTAGAGCGATGCCACGACGGAACCAGGGCTGAGGTGGGAGC
Coding sequences:
- a CDS encoding site-specific DNA-methyltransferase gives rise to the protein MAIRLDGEDSFLQPNAIYRGDARELLPRVEPNSIACSIWSPPYFVGKSYEEYLTTYREWRDLLEEVVGLHFPIIRPGGFVVINIADILCFADSGMPRIQAETVNQRRSPVTREDVLKARARFPNYNRDQLATLLGCSEQTIDRRLNGNNIRGGKYATQTRVKLVAPAVERWARRAGFYVYDRRVWVKDPCWKNSEWHSSSYRAVDEFEYIYFLWKPGATTVDRSRLSPGEWAKWGSRAAWYIPSVRANDDHEAKFPLELPRRIIRMLTAPGDIVLDCFVGSGTTAVAAIETRRRFIGIDKVERYVEMARYAAIQSTEMPLEGQVEYPEPSKLPFAAAAQSLPEP
- a CDS encoding BglI family type II restriction endonuclease; the encoded protein is MRGGFASAQLSPVLPGASGFDFGSRSGPFEGPATRKASGSAGGYLLSFSAEAQLIFAAEPDDPADIAEDVLQEALETLGVSKNPVRLFGKVDYKRARYVFHEDYAIRQALFVDSKAERDANSATLQVSQTSMRIRHIRAGVAVDVPGMLPTTVPHPTGDMLTTTIIVKFVYSEVNGIRALNRIRAACIPSGMLQARYNPTAQQTFWMAGRDAPTLGEDFRVRVSFALLQQMAAWRVQDIRLDPPVAFQWTE
- a CDS encoding MarR family transcriptional regulator; this translates as MDRGLALPPEITVSFANAADMMRVLSTQRVRLLRAARQKPSPVSDLALRLRRDARAVSRDVELLEQFGLVRTRYEKNPGHGKRRIVESRAARYQLVAAI